The following proteins are encoded in a genomic region of Brachypodium distachyon strain Bd21 chromosome 1, Brachypodium_distachyon_v3.0, whole genome shotgun sequence:
- the LOC100842317 gene encoding F-box protein FBW2 isoform X1: MRTTTFSTNLLRPDTIRQWTVVIRYASLGKLTTTLLTTGFFTVDHITCKVIPGGMGECNEYRCWEELLPDALGLIFRNLSLQEVLTVVPRVCKSWSRVVSGPYCWQEINIQDWCEQHKKPEELTRMVHMLIARSSGSLRRLSVSVLPNDSVFTFIADHARSLKTLELPRSEISDCVVEGVAQRLSNVTFLDVSSCNKIGARALEAFGKNCRSLVGLRRVMHPTDVDGKVCQHDEARAIACNMPKLRHLEIGYMLIETKAVVEIASQCHDLKFLDLRGCWGVDDKLLEERYPGLKVLGPRVDDIYENSFWEECSDDSDDDSIYSWEFMDDEYYAIGSDDEAIWDDGQGPEGLEVRFWGGEFSEYGTGFDWPSSP; this comes from the exons ATGCGTACAACGACTTTTAGTACGAACCTGTTACGACCAGATACAATCAGACAGTGGACCGTAGTAATAAGATATGCCAGTTTGGGGAAGCTTACAACCACACTGCTTACAACTGGCTTCTTTACG GTGGATCATATAACTTGTAAGGTCATTCCCGGAGGGATGGGAGAGTGCAATGAGTACAGATGTTGGGAGGAGCTGCTACCAGATGCCCTGGGCCTCATCTTTCGCAACCTCTCCCTTCAGGAGGTTCTTACTGTGGTTCCCCGGGTTTGCAAATCCTGGAGCCGGGTGGTCTCAGGGCCCTACTGCTGGCAGGAGATCAACATCCAGGATTGGTGCGAGCAGCATAAGAAGCCTGAAGAGCTCACTCGCATGGTTCATATGCTCATCGCTCGCAGCAGTGGTTCACTCCGTCGCTTAAGCGTGTCTGTGCTTCCCAACGACTCAGTGTTCACCTTCATTGCAGACCA TGCACGGTCACTTAAGACCTTAGAGCTTCCAAGGAGCGAGATCAGTGACTGTGTAGTTGAAGGTGTTGCACAAAGATTGTCCAACGTTACATTCTTGGATGTAAGTAGCTGTAATAAGATTGGTGCCCGTGCTCTGGAGGCATTTGGCAAGAATTGCAGATCCCTTGTCGGACTTCGGCGGGTCATGCACCCGACAGATGTTGATGGCAAGGTCTGCCAACATGATGAGGCCCGTGCTATTGCTTGCAATATGCCAAAGCTCCGCCATCTTGAAATAGGTTACATGCTCATTGAGACGAAGGCTGTTGTTGAGATTGCCTCTCAGTGCCATGATCTCAAATTCTTAGATCTGCGTGGCTGCTGGGGCGTGGATGATAAATTGCTAGAAGAGAGGTATCCTGGGCTGAAAGTCCTAGGTCCGCGTGTTGATGACATCTACGAGAACAGCTTCTGGGAAGAGTGCTCAGACGACTCCGATGATGATTCCATCTATTCATGGGAGTTCATGGATGATGAATATTATGCCATTGGAAGTGACGACGAGGCTATATGGGACGACGGTCAGGGCCCTGAAGGATTAGAAGTCAGGTTCTGGGGGGGTGAATTCAGTGAATATGGCACTGGTTTTGATTGGCCGTCATCTCCATGA
- the LOC100842317 gene encoding F-box protein FBW2 isoform X2 yields the protein MGECNEYRCWEELLPDALGLIFRNLSLQEVLTVVPRVCKSWSRVVSGPYCWQEINIQDWCEQHKKPEELTRMVHMLIARSSGSLRRLSVSVLPNDSVFTFIADHARSLKTLELPRSEISDCVVEGVAQRLSNVTFLDVSSCNKIGARALEAFGKNCRSLVGLRRVMHPTDVDGKVCQHDEARAIACNMPKLRHLEIGYMLIETKAVVEIASQCHDLKFLDLRGCWGVDDKLLEERYPGLKVLGPRVDDIYENSFWEECSDDSDDDSIYSWEFMDDEYYAIGSDDEAIWDDGQGPEGLEVRFWGGEFSEYGTGFDWPSSP from the exons ATGGGAGAGTGCAATGAGTACAGATGTTGGGAGGAGCTGCTACCAGATGCCCTGGGCCTCATCTTTCGCAACCTCTCCCTTCAGGAGGTTCTTACTGTGGTTCCCCGGGTTTGCAAATCCTGGAGCCGGGTGGTCTCAGGGCCCTACTGCTGGCAGGAGATCAACATCCAGGATTGGTGCGAGCAGCATAAGAAGCCTGAAGAGCTCACTCGCATGGTTCATATGCTCATCGCTCGCAGCAGTGGTTCACTCCGTCGCTTAAGCGTGTCTGTGCTTCCCAACGACTCAGTGTTCACCTTCATTGCAGACCA TGCACGGTCACTTAAGACCTTAGAGCTTCCAAGGAGCGAGATCAGTGACTGTGTAGTTGAAGGTGTTGCACAAAGATTGTCCAACGTTACATTCTTGGATGTAAGTAGCTGTAATAAGATTGGTGCCCGTGCTCTGGAGGCATTTGGCAAGAATTGCAGATCCCTTGTCGGACTTCGGCGGGTCATGCACCCGACAGATGTTGATGGCAAGGTCTGCCAACATGATGAGGCCCGTGCTATTGCTTGCAATATGCCAAAGCTCCGCCATCTTGAAATAGGTTACATGCTCATTGAGACGAAGGCTGTTGTTGAGATTGCCTCTCAGTGCCATGATCTCAAATTCTTAGATCTGCGTGGCTGCTGGGGCGTGGATGATAAATTGCTAGAAGAGAGGTATCCTGGGCTGAAAGTCCTAGGTCCGCGTGTTGATGACATCTACGAGAACAGCTTCTGGGAAGAGTGCTCAGACGACTCCGATGATGATTCCATCTATTCATGGGAGTTCATGGATGATGAATATTATGCCATTGGAAGTGACGACGAGGCTATATGGGACGACGGTCAGGGCCCTGAAGGATTAGAAGTCAGGTTCTGGGGGGGTGAATTCAGTGAATATGGCACTGGTTTTGATTGGCCGTCATCTCCATGA
- the LOC100843138 gene encoding polyadenylate-binding protein 2 — MEDEEHEVYGQEIPVDGEDVDMGAAGDDAAKLHELDEMKRRLKEMEEEAAALREMQAKVAKEMQGGDPNATTSEAKEEMDSRSVFVGNVDYACTPEEVQQHFNSCGTVNRVTILTDKFGQPKGFAYVEFVEAEAIQEAVKLSESELHGRQIKVAPKRTNVPGLKQPRGGRGYNPYGGHPYMRPYGAPFFNPYGGYGRVPRFRRPRRPFY, encoded by the exons ATGGAGGACGAAGAGCACGAGGTGTACGGCCAGGAGATCCccgtcgacggcgaggacgtcGACATGGGCGCCGCCGGTGATGACGCCGCCAag CTGCACGAGCTTGACGAGATGAAGCGCCGTCTCAAGGAGATGGaagaggaggccgccgccctccgcgaGATGCAAGCCAAGGTCGCCAAGGAGATGCAAG GTGGAGATCCTAATGCAACCACATCTGAAGCAAAAGAAGAGATGGATTCGCGGTCAGTGTTTGTTGGAAAT GTTGACTATGCATGTACTCCGGAAGAAGTGCAGCAGCATTTTAATTCCTGCGGAACGGTCAACAGAGTGACTATCCTGACTGACAAGTTTGGGCAACCTAAAGGTTTTGCTTATGTTGAATTTGTTGAAGCTGAAGCTATTCAGGAAGCTGTCAAGCTGAGTGAGTCAGAGCTGCATGGTCGGCAAATCAAG GTAGCGCCGAAGCGGACTAATGTTCCTGGGTTGAAGCAGCCCCGAGGGGGACGTGGCTATAACCCATATGGTGGTCACCCCTACATGAGGCCATATGGAGCCCCGTTTTTCAATCCTTATGGTGGTTATGG GAGAGTTCCCAGGTTCCGCCGGCCACGGAGGCCTTTCTATTGA
- the LOC100842628 gene encoding O-fucosyltransferase 7 isoform X2, producing the protein MKLRRKGRPAGRRSSLRWWLLSLAGAGAVTAAAALLAVALHASSASASSGAPYRLAKPRESEELRWEQEFAPPQLASPQARKLDGANDGAAKKRLWLPAPSRRFVPCATPSPEYRRPGASRGYLLVHTNGGLNQMRAGISDMVAVARILNATLIIPELDKKSFWLDTSNFSDVFDEEHFIRSLANDVKVEKKLPKELAKAPKSVRHFKSWSGVDYYQDEISPLWEHRQVIRAAKSDSRLANNLLPPEIQKLRCRAFFQALRFAPPIEALGNLLVERMKSFGPYIALHLRYEKDMLAFSGCTYGLSQTESEELSMIRQNTTYWKVKEIDPLEQRSHGHCPLTPKEVGIFLSALGYPSSTPVYIAAGEIYGGESHMVDLQSRFPILMNKEKLASAEELRPFSQYASQMAALDYIVSVESDVFIPSYSGNMARAVAGHRRFHGHKKTVSPDRKALVRLFDKVDSGLLDEGERLSQRITEIHRKRQGSPRKRKGPVSGTKGSDRFRSEEAFYENPLPDCLCQSTGDSIVSI; encoded by the exons ATGAAGCTGCGGCGCAAGGGGAGGCCAGCAGGGCGGCGGTCGTCGCTTCGGTGGTGGCTGCTctccctcgccggcgccggggccgtCACCGCCGCGGCTGCGCtgctcgccgtcgccctccacgcctcctcggcctccgcctcctccggtGCGCCCTATCGCCTGGCCAAG ccgcgcgAGTCCGAGGAGCTGCGCTGGGAGCAGGAgttcgcgccgccgcagctcgcctCGCCGCAGGCGCGAAAG CTGGACGGCGCGAACGATGgggcggcgaagaagaggcTGTGGTTGCCGGCGCCATCGCGCCGGTTCGTGCCCTGCGCCACGCCGTCACCGGAGTACAGAC GTCCAGGGGCGTCGAGGGGATACCTACTTGTACACACCAATGGCGGGCTCAACCAGATGCGAGCCGGG ATCAGTGATATGGTAGCAGTTGCACGTATACTCAATGCTACACTCATAATTCCAGAGCTTGATAAGAAATCATTTTGGCTTGATACAAG CAACTTTTCAGATGTCTTTGATGAAGAACACTTTATTCGTTCTTTGGCAAATGATGTGAAAGTTGAGAAAAAACTGCCCAAGGAATTGGCAAAAGCACCAAAATCTGTTAGGCACTTCAAGAGTTGGTCTGGAGTAGATTATTACCAGGACGAGATTTCTCCATTGTGGGAGCACCGTCAG GTTATTCGAGCTGCTAAGTCAGATTCTCGCCTTGCAAACAACTTGCTCCCTCCTGAGATTCAAAAGCTTCGGTGCCGGGCCTTTTTCCAGGCACTCAGATTTGCTCCCCCAATTGAAGCTTTAGGCAAT CTGCTGGTGGAAAGGATGAAATCATTTGGACCATATATTGCGTTGCATTTACGCTATGAGAAGGATATGCTTGCTTTTAGCGGGTGTACGTACGGCCTGTCACAGACCGAATCAGAGGAGCTGTCAATGATCAG ACAAAACACAACCTACTGGAAGGTGAAAGAAATTGATCCTTTAGAACAAAGATCCCATGGTCACTGTCCTCTGACACCAAAGGAAGTTGGTATATTTCTTTCTGCCCTAGGATATCCATCAAGCACCCCAGTTTACATAGCCGCAGGGGAAATATATGGAGGTGAATCTCATATGGTCGATCTGCAATCACGATTCCCTATTCTGATGAACAAG GAAAAACTTGCGTCAGCTGAAGAACTGCGACCATTCAGCCAATATGCTTCTCAAATGGCAGCTTTGGACTACATCGTTTCAGTGGAGAGTGATGTGTTTATTCCATCGTATTCTGGGAACATGGCACGGGCTGTTGCGGGTCATCGGCGTTTTCATGGCCACAAAAAGACAGTCAGTCCTGACAG GAAAGCATTAGTTCGTTTGTTTGACAAAGTTGACAGTGGATTACTCGATGAAGGGGAAAGGCTATCGCAAAGGATAACAGAAATACACCGGAAAAG GCAAGGTTCTCCCCGGAAACGGAAGGGTCCTGTATCAGGAACAAAAGGCAGTGACAGGTTTAGGTCAGAAGAGGCATTTTATGAGAACCCTCTTCCTGATTGCCTGTGTCAGTCAACTGGTGATTCTATTGTTAGCATCTAA
- the LOC100842628 gene encoding O-fucosyltransferase 7 isoform X1 → MKLRRKGRPAGRRSSLRWWLLSLAGAGAVTAAAALLAVALHASSASASSGAPYRLAKQPRESEELRWEQEFAPPQLASPQARKLDGANDGAAKKRLWLPAPSRRFVPCATPSPEYRRPGASRGYLLVHTNGGLNQMRAGISDMVAVARILNATLIIPELDKKSFWLDTSNFSDVFDEEHFIRSLANDVKVEKKLPKELAKAPKSVRHFKSWSGVDYYQDEISPLWEHRQVIRAAKSDSRLANNLLPPEIQKLRCRAFFQALRFAPPIEALGNLLVERMKSFGPYIALHLRYEKDMLAFSGCTYGLSQTESEELSMIRQNTTYWKVKEIDPLEQRSHGHCPLTPKEVGIFLSALGYPSSTPVYIAAGEIYGGESHMVDLQSRFPILMNKEKLASAEELRPFSQYASQMAALDYIVSVESDVFIPSYSGNMARAVAGHRRFHGHKKTVSPDRKALVRLFDKVDSGLLDEGERLSQRITEIHRKRQGSPRKRKGPVSGTKGSDRFRSEEAFYENPLPDCLCQSTGDSIVSI, encoded by the exons ATGAAGCTGCGGCGCAAGGGGAGGCCAGCAGGGCGGCGGTCGTCGCTTCGGTGGTGGCTGCTctccctcgccggcgccggggccgtCACCGCCGCGGCTGCGCtgctcgccgtcgccctccacgcctcctcggcctccgcctcctccggtGCGCCCTATCGCCTGGCCAAG cagccgcgcgAGTCCGAGGAGCTGCGCTGGGAGCAGGAgttcgcgccgccgcagctcgcctCGCCGCAGGCGCGAAAG CTGGACGGCGCGAACGATGgggcggcgaagaagaggcTGTGGTTGCCGGCGCCATCGCGCCGGTTCGTGCCCTGCGCCACGCCGTCACCGGAGTACAGAC GTCCAGGGGCGTCGAGGGGATACCTACTTGTACACACCAATGGCGGGCTCAACCAGATGCGAGCCGGG ATCAGTGATATGGTAGCAGTTGCACGTATACTCAATGCTACACTCATAATTCCAGAGCTTGATAAGAAATCATTTTGGCTTGATACAAG CAACTTTTCAGATGTCTTTGATGAAGAACACTTTATTCGTTCTTTGGCAAATGATGTGAAAGTTGAGAAAAAACTGCCCAAGGAATTGGCAAAAGCACCAAAATCTGTTAGGCACTTCAAGAGTTGGTCTGGAGTAGATTATTACCAGGACGAGATTTCTCCATTGTGGGAGCACCGTCAG GTTATTCGAGCTGCTAAGTCAGATTCTCGCCTTGCAAACAACTTGCTCCCTCCTGAGATTCAAAAGCTTCGGTGCCGGGCCTTTTTCCAGGCACTCAGATTTGCTCCCCCAATTGAAGCTTTAGGCAAT CTGCTGGTGGAAAGGATGAAATCATTTGGACCATATATTGCGTTGCATTTACGCTATGAGAAGGATATGCTTGCTTTTAGCGGGTGTACGTACGGCCTGTCACAGACCGAATCAGAGGAGCTGTCAATGATCAG ACAAAACACAACCTACTGGAAGGTGAAAGAAATTGATCCTTTAGAACAAAGATCCCATGGTCACTGTCCTCTGACACCAAAGGAAGTTGGTATATTTCTTTCTGCCCTAGGATATCCATCAAGCACCCCAGTTTACATAGCCGCAGGGGAAATATATGGAGGTGAATCTCATATGGTCGATCTGCAATCACGATTCCCTATTCTGATGAACAAG GAAAAACTTGCGTCAGCTGAAGAACTGCGACCATTCAGCCAATATGCTTCTCAAATGGCAGCTTTGGACTACATCGTTTCAGTGGAGAGTGATGTGTTTATTCCATCGTATTCTGGGAACATGGCACGGGCTGTTGCGGGTCATCGGCGTTTTCATGGCCACAAAAAGACAGTCAGTCCTGACAG GAAAGCATTAGTTCGTTTGTTTGACAAAGTTGACAGTGGATTACTCGATGAAGGGGAAAGGCTATCGCAAAGGATAACAGAAATACACCGGAAAAG GCAAGGTTCTCCCCGGAAACGGAAGGGTCCTGTATCAGGAACAAAAGGCAGTGACAGGTTTAGGTCAGAAGAGGCATTTTATGAGAACCCTCTTCCTGATTGCCTGTGTCAGTCAACTGGTGATTCTATTGTTAGCATCTAA